Proteins from one Rhinopithecus roxellana isolate Shanxi Qingling chromosome 20, ASM756505v1, whole genome shotgun sequence genomic window:
- the ORC6 gene encoding origin recognition complex subunit 6, with protein MGSELIGRLAPRLGLAQPDMLRKAEEYLRLSRVKCVGLSARTTETSSAVMCLDLAASWMKCPLDRGYLIKLSGLNKKTYQSCLKSFECLLGLNSNIGIRDLAVQFSCTEAVNMASKILKSYESSLPQTQQVDLDLSRPLFTSAALLSACKILKLKVDKNKMVATSGVKKAIFDRLCKQLEKIGQQVDGEPGDLAAPPRKKKKIVVEAPAKEMEKVEEMPHKPQKDEDLTQDYEEWKRKILENAANAQKATAE; from the exons GAAAGCAGAGGAGTACTTGCGCCTGTCCCGGGTGAAATGTGTCGGCCTCTCCGCGCGCACCACGGAGACCAGCAGTGCAGTCATGTGCCTGGACCTTGCAGCTTCCTGGATGAAGTGTCCCTTGGACAGG GGTTATTTAATTAAACTTTCTGGTTTGAACAAGAAGACATATCAGAGCTGTCTTAAATCGTTTGAGTGTTTACTAGGCCTGAATTCAAATATTGGAATAAGAGACCTAGCTGTACAGTTTAGCTGTACAGAAGCAGTGAATATGGCTTCAAAGATACTAAAAAG CTATGAGTCCAGTCTTCCCCAGACACAGCAAGTAGATCTTGACTTATCCAGGCCACTTTTCACTTCTGCTGCACTGCTTTCAGCATGCAA GATTCTAAAGCTGAAAGTGGATAAAAACAAAATGGTAGCCACATCCGGTGTAAAAAAAGCTATATTTGATCGACTGTGTAAACAACTAGAGAAGATTGGACAGCAGGTCGACG GAGAACCTGGAGATTTAGCTGCTCCACCacggaagaaaaagaagatagtGGTTGAAGCCCCAGCAAAGG AAATGGAGAAGGTAGAGGAGATGCCACATAAACCACAGAAAGATGAAGATCTGACACAGGATTAtgaagaatggaaaagaaaaattttggaaaatgctgCCAATGCTCAAAAGGCTACAGCAGAGTAA